One bacterium DNA window includes the following coding sequences:
- a CDS encoding patatin-like phospholipase family protein, producing the protein MYYFRRLLIAVLVVSSAYSARAETVALALSGGGARGFAHIGVIQALEEEGLEPDLIVGTSMGAVVGGLWAAGYNAAELKSLAMTTDWSGLFLDRPARRNLFLAKKETRSRHILMLRFRGWMPEVPVALSSGQQVSELLFDFVQRAPYHAWRSFDDLRIPFRVVATDLISGEPVVFAKGDLAEAMRASVSLPLILVPYELDTLLLADGGVIENIPVEIARANGADAVVAVDLSSGIETASDVELPWELADRVTTLMHAERNETSRRMADVVLTPDVGAHKASDFDHIEMLIEAGYAAARENMSRLRSVLRKADDDSAQSTTFCSRRLYGDFCRSVQPERMPPKLCRFSGISMGADSLAAGSAHDADGLSRLAALRRGYLHRGRTLAHVTQLELDSAGTLHSQWEEGRIRSIRVTGLRRYRERTVLNEFLLIPDQVFDLRRARRSITQIYGSDLFSSVNLSVLPTDSGAHLKLRVRERESPQLRFGAGYSLERKGRGFAEFLNDNLLAINARLALFGKYGERDEEVSARLTFDRLPVTVALDRLLQSYTTTDLRVSWTREEFDFYDAQHHDTSLYVFERTRASLWLGRGFRRWGELAAGLRYEGVSAGGVLDEPTAHITYLGIRALIDTKDDYPFPTSGFSWNGRYEYALKSRQTGRSFNRLLGSADGYLPLAPRVVAHAQGNWAWNDFLLPLWAQFPLGGENSLLGLHGAERYGSGRLTALGELRYDLLSRWVADAYLSALYTVGAVSPESDPLPKSSDYLHGVGGRFALSTFLGPMTFTVGELLKSHFGTGHTMIYLNLGHEF; encoded by the coding sequence ATGTACTACTTCCGTCGGCTTCTCATCGCAGTATTGGTTGTATCGTCAGCATACTCCGCTCGCGCCGAGACGGTTGCGCTCGCGCTGTCGGGCGGCGGCGCGCGGGGATTCGCTCACATCGGAGTCATTCAAGCTCTCGAAGAAGAAGGACTCGAACCCGATTTGATCGTTGGGACTTCGATGGGCGCGGTGGTGGGTGGTCTGTGGGCGGCGGGATACAACGCAGCCGAGCTCAAATCGCTCGCGATGACCACCGACTGGTCGGGTCTGTTTCTGGATCGCCCGGCCCGCCGCAATCTGTTTCTGGCCAAGAAGGAAACCCGCAGCCGCCACATCCTTATGCTCCGTTTCCGGGGATGGATGCCCGAGGTGCCGGTCGCGCTCTCCAGCGGACAGCAGGTGAGCGAACTGCTCTTCGATTTCGTGCAGCGCGCGCCCTACCATGCGTGGCGGTCGTTCGACGATCTGCGCATCCCGTTCCGCGTGGTGGCGACCGATCTGATCTCGGGTGAACCCGTCGTGTTCGCGAAGGGCGATCTGGCCGAGGCGATGCGCGCATCGGTCTCGCTGCCGCTGATTCTCGTTCCCTACGAGCTGGACACGCTGCTCTTGGCCGACGGCGGGGTGATCGAAAATATTCCCGTGGAAATCGCCCGCGCGAATGGAGCCGATGCGGTGGTGGCGGTGGACCTGAGCAGCGGAATCGAGACCGCCTCCGACGTGGAACTGCCGTGGGAACTGGCCGACCGCGTCACGACCCTCATGCACGCCGAGCGGAACGAGACGTCACGAAGAATGGCCGACGTGGTTCTGACTCCCGACGTGGGCGCGCACAAGGCCAGCGACTTCGATCATATCGAAATGCTGATCGAAGCGGGATACGCCGCCGCGCGGGAAAACATGTCCCGGCTGCGCTCCGTGCTTCGGAAAGCGGATGATGACTCGGCACAAAGCACGACGTTCTGTTCGCGGCGGCTCTACGGAGATTTCTGCCGGTCGGTCCAGCCGGAGCGGATGCCGCCGAAACTTTGTCGTTTCAGCGGAATCAGCATGGGGGCCGATTCGCTGGCCGCAGGGTCGGCGCACGACGCGGACGGTTTGTCGCGACTGGCCGCACTCCGCCGAGGATATTTACACCGCGGGCGGACGCTGGCTCACGTCACGCAACTCGAACTCGATTCCGCGGGCACGCTGCACAGTCAATGGGAAGAAGGCCGCATTCGGTCTATTCGCGTGACGGGATTGCGCCGCTATCGCGAGCGGACCGTGTTGAACGAATTCCTGCTGATTCCGGATCAGGTATTCGATTTGCGCCGCGCCCGCCGCAGTATCACGCAGATCTACGGCAGTGATTTGTTTTCCAGCGTGAACCTGTCGGTGCTGCCCACCGACAGCGGCGCTCATCTGAAGCTGCGGGTGCGCGAGCGTGAATCGCCGCAGCTTCGTTTCGGCGCGGGCTATTCGCTGGAGCGCAAGGGACGGGGCTTCGCCGAATTCCTCAACGATAATCTGCTGGCGATCAACGCGCGGCTGGCGCTCTTCGGTAAGTACGGCGAGCGGGATGAAGAAGTGAGCGCGCGTCTGACGTTCGACCGGCTGCCCGTCACGGTCGCGCTCGACCGTCTGCTGCAGAGCTACACAACGACGGACCTGCGCGTGAGCTGGACGCGGGAAGAATTCGATTTCTACGACGCGCAGCACCACGATACGTCCCTCTACGTCTTCGAGCGCACGCGGGCGTCGCTGTGGTTGGGGCGCGGTTTCCGCCGTTGGGGGGAGCTGGCCGCCGGTCTGCGCTATGAGGGCGTGAGCGCGGGGGGAGTGCTCGACGAACCCACGGCCCACATTACCTATCTCGGCATTCGCGCGCTGATTGACACGAAAGACGACTACCCGTTTCCGACGAGCGGTTTTTCATGGAACGGCCGCTATGAATACGCGCTCAAATCGCGGCAGACGGGACGATCCTTCAATCGGTTGCTGGGTTCCGCCGACGGTTATCTGCCGCTCGCTCCGCGGGTAGTGGCTCATGCGCAAGGAAACTGGGCGTGGAACGATTTCCTGTTGCCGCTGTGGGCGCAGTTTCCGCTGGGCGGTGAAAACAGCCTGCTCGGTCTGCACGGAGCCGAGCGCTACGGCAGCGGCCGCCTGACGGCACTCGGCGAACTGCGCTACGATCTACTTTCCCGCTGGGTGGCCGACGCCTATCTGTCGGCTCTCTACACGGTGGGGGCGGTCTCTCCCGAATCGGATCCGCTCCCCAAGTCTTCCGACTATCTTCATGGAGTAGGCGGCCGGTTTGCACTCTCGACGTTTCTCGGCCCCATGACGTTTACCGTGGGAGAACTACTCAAGTCCCATTTCGGCACGGGTCACACGATGATCTACCTGAATCTCGGACACGAGTTCTGA
- a CDS encoding beta-lactamase family protein codes for MKTGIAVALAVFFAVFLTGCGDDDSNSVTDIPAALEEIVRTTAADEAIPSVVLKVDDRGRGILWSGAAGQADPSAGTPMTAETQFRTASVTKMLTATVVMRLVEEGQLLLDNPVAGYLAESGIPFDSLLVYQNHSYGSAITLRQCLQHTTGLADYVFDGERNMSGYTPFLQYVLDHPTLQWQPLELVQWTYRRLPAKFAPGSGWHYSDANYVLLGMVIEAVTGAALEQAYHVYLLDPLGMTHTYLETRETPTSGGVLSHPFLGNVDTAPINTSFDWAGGGLVSTVDDLTRFLRVFAADSIFSNGASKQAMFSWYELGGGVSYGLGVARLDFPQGVVWGHDGAYGSFMYYWPAKDLTMCGTINQVEADVGEFEARLMRVLR; via the coding sequence ATGAAGACGGGAATTGCAGTAGCACTTGCGGTATTCTTTGCGGTTTTTCTGACGGGCTGCGGAGACGATGACTCGAACTCCGTCACGGATATTCCGGCCGCGCTGGAGGAAATCGTCCGCACGACCGCCGCGGATGAAGCGATTCCCAGTGTGGTCTTGAAAGTGGATGACCGGGGGCGCGGTATTCTGTGGTCGGGAGCGGCCGGGCAGGCCGATCCGTCGGCGGGCACGCCCATGACCGCCGAAACGCAATTCCGAACGGCCAGCGTGACCAAGATGCTCACCGCCACCGTCGTGATGCGGCTGGTGGAAGAGGGACAACTCCTACTTGATAATCCGGTGGCGGGATATTTGGCGGAGTCGGGGATTCCTTTCGATAGCCTGCTCGTGTATCAGAATCACAGCTATGGGAGCGCGATCACGCTACGGCAGTGTCTGCAGCACACGACCGGACTCGCGGATTACGTTTTCGACGGGGAGCGGAACATGAGCGGCTACACGCCGTTCCTGCAGTACGTTCTCGATCACCCCACTCTGCAATGGCAGCCGCTGGAGCTGGTTCAATGGACCTATCGCAGGCTCCCGGCGAAGTTCGCACCCGGCAGCGGCTGGCACTACAGCGACGCCAACTACGTTTTGCTGGGCATGGTGATCGAGGCGGTGACGGGCGCCGCGCTCGAACAGGCGTACCACGTGTATTTGCTCGATCCGCTCGGCATGACGCACACCTATCTCGAGACGCGGGAAACGCCCACTTCCGGCGGCGTACTCTCACATCCGTTTCTGGGAAACGTGGACACCGCGCCGATCAACACGTCCTTCGACTGGGCGGGGGGCGGGCTGGTGTCCACAGTGGACGACCTCACGCGTTTTCTCCGCGTGTTCGCGGCCGACAGCATTTTCTCGAATGGCGCATCGAAGCAGGCGATGTTTTCGTGGTATGAATTGGGCGGCGGAGTGTCCTACGGTCTGGGAGTGGCGCGACTGGATTTCCCGCAGGGCGTAGTATGGGGGCATGATGGGGCGTACGGCTCCTTCATGTACTACTGGCCGGCGAAAGACCTGACGATGTGCGGCACGATCAATCAGGTGGAGGCTGATGTGGGCGAGTTCGAGGCGCGGCTGATGAGGGTGCTGAGATAG
- a CDS encoding glycosyltransferase yields the protein MNFTFWTFARDGKLPDSFPREKLAGETLLLAGGNSGDARALHSDPQNFAACMNEAARRTQTGLVVFLPPDLLDLPAGWKERLLDAAFRNEKSVFFYGDCFLRGKGGDVLQTVRFDIGDISEREDWGVVWAVRAEWLNSIGGLDETHHRAAFYDLLLRSWMRRVHVGGALAEIPAPARDSEADTAKNKLFFPGRGKLGGFSYLFMDPEEERHIEEVFYNFLKRENCWLEGERTAIPPIPPASGGEPLVSVVTPVFNRARFIGKAIESVQRQTLMGWEYIIVDNGSTDETRDVVRAYAAKDSRVRLIEYDRNVIAESLNTGVRAACGRYVAQLDSDDEYLPHTLEKMTSALAANPTWGLAISYYELMDENGQSLPEFGVVRHERYNRNNILRRDGAGALRCWHRSVILEFGGFDEQDLGHYGEDYDLVLKCGEKYEVGRVPEVCYRYRRHGDNTDVLRDPELKIRNKTLARLRAIQRRKAMCSQ from the coding sequence ATGAACTTCACCTTCTGGACTTTTGCCCGTGACGGCAAGCTGCCGGACTCGTTCCCGCGCGAGAAACTCGCCGGTGAAACGCTCCTCTTGGCGGGAGGAAATTCCGGCGATGCACGCGCGCTGCACAGTGATCCACAAAATTTCGCGGCCTGCATGAATGAAGCGGCGCGGCGCACACAGACGGGTCTCGTCGTATTCCTGCCGCCTGATCTGCTTGATCTTCCTGCGGGATGGAAAGAGCGTCTGCTGGATGCGGCTTTTCGGAATGAAAAAAGTGTGTTTTTCTACGGAGACTGTTTTCTGCGCGGCAAAGGCGGCGACGTCCTGCAAACCGTGCGATTCGACATCGGCGACATCAGCGAGCGCGAGGACTGGGGAGTTGTGTGGGCCGTGCGCGCGGAGTGGCTGAATTCCATCGGCGGACTCGATGAAACGCATCATCGGGCGGCGTTCTATGATCTCCTGCTCAGGAGCTGGATGCGCCGCGTGCACGTCGGCGGGGCGCTGGCCGAGATTCCCGCTCCCGCCCGCGACAGTGAAGCCGACACTGCAAAGAACAAGCTCTTCTTCCCCGGTCGCGGTAAGCTGGGCGGATTCTCGTACCTCTTCATGGACCCCGAGGAAGAGCGGCACATCGAAGAAGTCTTCTACAACTTCCTCAAGCGCGAGAACTGCTGGCTGGAAGGCGAACGCACTGCGATTCCCCCTATCCCCCCCGCCAGCGGAGGGGAACCGCTCGTCTCCGTCGTCACCCCCGTCTTTAATCGCGCGCGCTTTATCGGCAAGGCCATCGAGTCCGTGCAGCGGCAGACGCTCATGGGCTGGGAATACATCATCGTGGACAACGGCTCGACGGACGAAACCCGCGACGTGGTGCGAGCGTATGCCGCCAAAGACTCCCGCGTGCGCTTGATCGAATACGACCGCAACGTGATCGCCGAGTCGCTCAATACCGGTGTGCGGGCCGCGTGCGGCCGGTATGTCGCTCAGCTCGACAGCGACGACGAATATCTGCCGCACACACTGGAAAAAATGACCTCCGCGCTCGCCGCGAATCCCACCTGGGGTCTGGCCATCAGCTACTACGAACTGATGGACGAAAATGGCCAATCGCTTCCCGAATTCGGCGTGGTGAGACACGAGCGCTACAACCGCAATAACATCCTGCGGCGCGATGGAGCGGGCGCGCTCCGCTGCTGGCATCGCTCGGTGATTCTCGAATTCGGCGGCTTCGACGAGCAAGACCTGGGACACTACGGCGAGGACTACGATCTGGTCCTCAAATGCGGCGAGAAATACGAAGTGGGCCGCGTCCCCGAAGTCTGCTACCGCTACCGCCGCCACGGGGACAACACCGACGTCCTCCGCGATCCCGAACTCAAAATCCGCAATAAGACCCTCGCCCGGCTGCGCGCAATTCAACGGAGAAAGGCGATGTGCTCACAGTAG